TATATTCCCGGAGTTTTGCGATGGGCAAAATTCTTATATGGGATTAATCCGCATACTAAAGCAATCTGGCATACCAAGGACAATGCTATTGCAGTAGTGCCAAGTCCAATGATCAAGCCGTACAAAAAAATATTGAGGTGTAATAGAAAAACCTATTTGCTAATTGATAATGATACTTTCTCGGCAGGCTCCATGTTTGCCGCAATGGTTAAGGATTATGGGTTAGGAACTTTGGTAGGGCAACCTACAGGCAGTGTTTCTTCTTTTTATGCGGATCCGATTATGTGGTACCAACTACCCAATTCCGGAACTACTTTTCAAGTTTCTACAAGCCTGAATATAAGGCCCAATGGTAAACTAGATCATCAGAGCATACTGCCGGACGAGATTGTCCCTGATGGTAAAGACAGCCTGGAATATCTGTTACAGAAAATCGGTGGGATGACACCGTAGTAGTGCTGATATCTGAAAAGGGAGGAATTGAGAAAATTAATTATCGTATTGCAGCCAAAGGCATTTCAAAATTAAAAGTTAAAAGATATCGTAGAAAAGTGAGTTTTAAGGCGTGTTTTATTATCAAATTCTCAAAATAAACTATATTCGCACTTCTAAAGAGAAAGTTAATTTTCATCCGGTAATGTAACATTATTAGGTTCCGGAAGACTATTAGCTTATTCAAAACTAACTTTTATAAATTCATACGAAATGAAAAAAATTATTTTATTCCTGGCCATGTCTATGATGGTTATCCCTGTAAAAGCGGATGAAGGAATGTGGTTTTTGATGTTCATCGAGCGTCTTAATCACAGGGATATGGAAAAAATGGGGCTGCAACTGACTTCTGAAGAAATCTACAGCATCAACCACTCCAGTATCAAAGATGCAATTGTACAATTTAACGGTGGCTGTACAGCTGAAATTATTTCCAACCAGGGATTAGTTTTGACCAATCACCACTGTGGTTATGATGCTATCGCAGAGGTTTCAACCCCGGAAGCAAACTACCTGAAAAATGGATTTTGGGCTAAAACAAAAGGCGCTGAACTTCGCCCTAAAAATATGTCAGTTCGTTTCTTCGTACGAATGGATGATGTTTCCAAAAGAATCTTATCCAAAGTAAATGATAAAATGACAGAGCCTGAAAGAGCGAAAGCGATTCAGCAGGAAATTGCACTGATTGAAAAAGAAAACAATGAAGGTGGTAAATACACTGTGTCTGTTCGTCCTTTCTTCCAGGGTAATGAATATTACTATTTCGTATACCAGGATTTTACAGATGTACGTTTAGTGGGTACACCACCGGAAAGCATTGGTAAATTCGGAGGAGATACAGACAACTGGGAATGGCCTCGTCATACCGGTGATTTCTCAATGTTCAGAGTATATGCTGATAAAGATGGAAATCCTGCAGAATATGCTGCTACAAATGTGCCGTTACAACCTAAACATTACCTTCCTGTAAGTCTTAAAGGGGTTCAGGAAAATGATTTTGCTATGATCCTGGGCTATCCTGGAAGAACCAACCGTTGGATGCCAGCTGGAGGAATAGAACAAAACGTGAAATTCGCTTATCCTGCATGGGTAGAGTCTTCCAAAGTTGGAATGGACAAAATGAAATTCCACATGCTAAAAGATGAAAAAGTAAACCTTCAGTATGCTTCAAAATATGCTTCAGTAGCCAATTACTGGAAAAACCGCCAGGGTATGATTGATGCTTTGACCAAATTCAAAACTGCTGCCACAAAAGCGGAAGCGGAAGCGAAATTCAACAAATGGGCGAACAAACCTGCAAACAAAGCAAAATATGGTACAGTAGTCGCAACATTAAATGACTACTACAGCAAAACAAATGATAAAGCACGTCATGATAACTACCTGACTGGTTTATTAAGAAACAGTGCTTTTGCAGCGCTTCCGTATTCTTTAGGAAGAGGCCTGGAATATTATGCACAACAGAACGATGCTAAAAAAGCAGAAGTGAAAGTACAATTGGATGAGCAAATCGAATCTTCTTACAGTGAGATGTATCTTCCCGTAGAACGTGATGTGCTTATTGCAGAATTGAACTTATATGCTGCTAAAGCGGGTTATCCTATTGCTCCTTACGTAGCAGAACTGGCGAAAGCTAATAACGGAGACTTCACTAAATTTGTGGACGATGCTTTTGCAACCAGTATCTTTACTTCAAAAGATAAAGTTTTGGCATATATGGCCAAACCAAATGAAGAAGCTTTAAAAACAGATAAATTATACCTGTTATCCAGTGCTTTATTGACACACTACAGAGCGAAATCTGAAGAGATGACAAAATTGGATAATGACTACCAGAAATCATTCCGTCTTTTAGTTGAAGGACTTCGTGAATCAAAACTGAACAAAATCCATTACCCGGATGCCAACAGTACTTTACGTCTGACTTACGGAAAAGTAAGATCACTTCCTGCAGATAAAAGAAATGACGCTAAGGTCAATAACTACACAACTTTACAGGGAACTATCGCAAAATACAAACCGAATGACCAGGAATTTGATCTTCCAAAAAGATTAATTGAACTGAATGAGAAAAAAGAATTCGGACAGTATGCTGATAAAGCAGGGTATATGCCTGTAAACTTCCTTACCGATAATGATATTACAGGTGGTAACTCTGGTTCCCCGGTATTAAACGGAAAAGGAGAATTAATCGGTATTGCTTTTGATGGAAATATCGAAGCGATGGCTGGTGATGTTATCTTTGATAAAGAATTACAAAGAACGATCAACGTGGACATTCGTTATGTGTTATTTATCATCGATAAATATGCTGGTGCAACGAATATCATCGACGAGCTGACAATTAAAAAATAATTGTTCTGCTTTTACTATAAAAACCCCGCTTCAGGAAACTGAAGCGGGGTTTTGTTTTTTAGGATAGAATTGTATGAAAATAGGAATTTGATAAAACAATATTCAAATAGAAACTGGAGGCACGCTATTCCAAATCATTTTCCTATTTTTGAACCTTAAAATAGTGCAATTTTGAAGCTTGTAATCCTGTTTATATTTTGGTTGCCTTTTGCTGCATTTGCCCAGAGTGACCTGGAAAAAGCAAAGGCATTATTCCATCAGGAAAAATACGAACAGGCATCAGTTCTTTTTGAAAAATTAGATCGGGAAAATCCTGATGATGTATTGATTAATGAATACCTTGGAGATTGTGCAGGACATCAACAACATTGGGATAAAGCATTACAGTATTATAAAAAACTAAAAGCATTGCAGCCGAAATCGGCAACCTATCAGTATAAATATGGAGGTGCTTTGGGCATGAAAGCAAAAGGATCGAATGCATTTAAAGCGGTAGGGATGATAGATGGGATCAGAACCTCTTTTGAAAATGCAATCCGTTTGCAACCCAATCATATTGAAGCACGTTGGGCATTACTTACCTTATACCTGGAATTACCGGGAATCATAGGAGGAAGTGAAGCAAAAGCAAAACAGTATGCCGGTCAGCTGCTGGTATTATCCCCTGTGGATGGCTACTTGGCACAAGGCAGAATTGATGAATATTTTAAGCGCTATGCGGCAGCGGAAGAAAACTATAAGAAAGCAATTGCCGTAGGAGGATCAAAAGTTACCTACCAGATTCTAGCTGAATTGTATAGCAAGAAGATGAAATTGCCGGAGAAAGCCAAAGCAGTTATGACCCGTTACCAGAATACGAAAGAATAAAAAGAAATAAGATGTGTCTACATCTAACGTAAATATCAGAAAGAAAATGCGGATACATTTTATAGCCATCGGCGGAAGCGCAATGCATAATTTAGCATTGGCCCTACACAACAAAGGATATCAGGTTACAGGAAGTGATGATGCCATTTTTGAGCCTTCGAAAACACGTCTCGAAAAAAAAGGATTACTTCCGGAAACGATGGGATGGTACCCCGAAAAAATTACCAATGATATTGATGCGGTTATTTTGGGAATGCATGCCAAGGCTGATAATCCGGAATTGGTAAAAGCAACAGCACTGGGATTGAAAATCTATTCCTATCCCGAGTTTCTCTATGAGCAATCCAAAGATAAAACACGGGTCGTTATTGGTGGATCACATGGTAAAACAACTATCACCTCGATGATATTGCATGTCATGGCCTATCATAATATAGCCGTGGATTATATGGTGGGGGCTCAGTTGGAAGGGTTTGATACAATGGTACACCTGACCAGTGAAAATGACTTTATTGTTTTGGAAGGAGACGAATACCTTTCTTCACCGATTGACAGAAGGCCAAAGTTCCATTTATATCAACCGAACATCGCATTGATCAGTGGGATTGCATGGGATCATATCAATGTGTTTCCGACCTATGAAAACTATGTAGAGCAATTTGAAATATTTATCAAGAAAATTACCAATGGTGGTATTCTCGTATATAATGAAGATGACACAGAAGTAAAACGTATAGCAGAAGCTTCTACGAATCCGATTCGTCGTATTCCTTATGAAACTCCGCACTATACCGTACAGGATGGCATAACATTATTAGAAACTCCGGAAGGCGCTATGCCAATCGAAGTTTTTGGAGCACACAACCTGAATAACCTTGCAGGGGCAAAATGGATCTGCCAGAACATGGGTGTAGATGAAGCCGATTTTTACCAGGCGATCGCGAGTTTCAAAGGCGCATCAAAACGATTGGAGAAAATTGCCGAAAGTAAAAATAAAGTAGCCTATAAAGATTTTGCACACTCTCCGAGTAAAGTGGTAGCTACCACAAAAGCGGTAAAAGAACAATACCCGGATCGCAGGATCATTGCCTGTTTAGAATTGCACACGTACAGCAGCCTCAATGCCGAATTCCTGAAAGAATACCAGGGGACATTGGAGTATGCGGATACTGCAGTAGTTTTTTATTCTCCGGATGCCGTAAAAATCAAGCAACTGGAAGAAGTTACAGCAGAGCAAATTGCAGAGGCTTTCCAAAAGCAGGACCTTATCGTATATACCAATCCTGAAGCTTTTAAAGAATACCTGACGCACCTGAAATATGATACTGAAAAATCGGCGTTATTGTTAATGAGTTCCGGGAATTATGGAGGGCTTAATTTTGACGATGTAAAAGAATTAATACAATAAAAGCACTATAAATTATTGAACGGGAATATACCGGTAATGGCCGGTAATTTTATAGTTGAACAAACAATTTTCTAAAACCTGTCCGGCACCAACGTTATGAACAATAAGGGGAGTGCCGCTCAGGCTTTTTTTATGAGTGACAATTCCAATATGGGGTAATTTGTCACCAATCATCCAGGTCACCAGGTCACCGGTTTTATAGTCAGCTGCATTTGCCGTAACGGGTAGGCTTTTTCCAAAGCGTGTAAAAAACACTTGTAGATTAGGGACTCTTCGATGGTCGATATTAGTATCGGTAGTTTTTAGATTCCACGTATTTGGATATTTCGAAAAGTTCCTGACCATGTCGGTATGCACTTCTTTTTGAAGGTCTATTCCCAATTTTCGGTAGGCCCGGATTATCACATCAGTACAAACTCCTGTTCCTTTCGGAACGTCACCATTCGGATACGGCATCGTAACATACGAAGGATCATATACCACCTTGTCACGTGTCAGAAGTAGTGCCGCGTTGGAAAGCTTAGTACCAAAATCTGCCTGTGCCTGTGTCGTATAAATTCCAATAAAAAGAAATAGGATCCAAATGGATTTCATACATTAGTGTTTCATATTGAAACGGTTAGAAGCCTTTTAAAGTATACAGAAAGGATAAAATAAATCGTTTCAGGATTAAAAAATGAAGCATATGAAGGACACTATACCTTTTTCAATCAAAGAATGGGCAGAAGATGATCGGCCACGCGAGAAATTACTGCAAAAAGGCAAAACGGTGGTGAGCGATGCCGAATTGATCGCTATACTAATCGGAACGGGAAACCGCCATGAGAGTGCGGTTGGTCTCAGCAAAAAAATACTGGCGAGTGTCGGAAATAATTTAGCAGCGTTGGGCAAGTTATCAGTCCAGCAGTTGACGGAATTTAAGGGTATTGGAGAAGCAAAGGCTATTACTATCGTTTCGGCACTCGAACTCGGCAGGCGGAGAAGGAGCGAAGAGGGGATTGTATTGGACAAAATAGCCACCAGTAAATCTGTTTTTGAAATTATGCAACCGCTCATCGGGGAGCTACCCCACGAAGAGTTTTGGATTTTATACCTCAATAATTCCAATAAGATTGTGATGAAGTCACAGCTGAGTAAGGGTGGAATTACAGGAACTGTGGTAGATGTTCGTTTAGTATTTAAAAAAGCACTGGAAAACAATGCAGTGTCAATTATTGTATGCCATAACCATCCTTCGGGAATTTTACAACCAAGTGATGCCGATAAGCAGATTACGGAAAAATTAAAAGAAGCCGGAAAAAATCTTGATATCCGGCTATTAGACCATCTGATTATTACAGAGAAAGGATATTACAGCTTTGCAGATTCCGGAAATTTCTAATGTGTATATTTGCTTAACAAAATATTAAGATAATTCCGGAATAGCGTTGTGTATATTTCCGCCATATTTACAAGAAGATATGATTCAGACTAAAAACATTACATTCTCCTATCCGAATGTAAATTTTCATTTTCCTGATATAACCGTAGCTCCTGGAAAAGCACTACTAATTACCGGAGGGTCAGGAAAGGGAAAAACGACCTTGCTGCATTTATTGGGTGGGCTTTTGGCCCCACAAACTGGAGAAATCCAAATTGGTTCAACCCAGATAGGATCATTATCATCCAAGGCGATGGATAAGTTCCGCGGAGCGAATATTGGATTAGTATTGCAGCAGTCTTATTTTATCGCAGCACTTTCTGTCCTTGAAAATATTGTATTAGCCTCCTGGCTTGCTACTGGGAAAAAGGAATACGAAAAAGCACATGTTTTGCTTTCCCAACTTGATCTGGAAGCACAGGCACAAAAACTTCCTTCCCAGTTGAGCATTGGTCAGCAACAACGTGTTTCTATTGCCAGGGCACTTATTAATGATCCAAAACTGCTTTTGGCAGATGAACCTACCTCAAGCCTTGATGATGAGAATGCCGATAAAGTAGCAAGCCTGCTTACGGATCTTTCTGCAAAGCACCAGGCCTCCCTGATTATAGTAACCCATGATCAACGATTGAAAGATCGCTTTGAAAACCATATTTCATTATTATGATTGTAAAAATTGCATGGAAAAATATGGTATTCAAGCCATTGAATACCATATTAAGCATTGTATTACTAACTGCCAGCGTTGCAATAATTTCACTATTGATTTTACTGCAGGAACAGTTTGAAAATAAATTCTCTAAAAACATTGAAGGAGTTGACCTTGTTTTGGGTGCACAGGGAAGTCCCCTGCAGTTGATTTT
The Flavobacterium kingsejongi genome window above contains:
- a CDS encoding S46 family peptidase, with the protein product MKKIILFLAMSMMVIPVKADEGMWFLMFIERLNHRDMEKMGLQLTSEEIYSINHSSIKDAIVQFNGGCTAEIISNQGLVLTNHHCGYDAIAEVSTPEANYLKNGFWAKTKGAELRPKNMSVRFFVRMDDVSKRILSKVNDKMTEPERAKAIQQEIALIEKENNEGGKYTVSVRPFFQGNEYYYFVYQDFTDVRLVGTPPESIGKFGGDTDNWEWPRHTGDFSMFRVYADKDGNPAEYAATNVPLQPKHYLPVSLKGVQENDFAMILGYPGRTNRWMPAGGIEQNVKFAYPAWVESSKVGMDKMKFHMLKDEKVNLQYASKYASVANYWKNRQGMIDALTKFKTAATKAEAEAKFNKWANKPANKAKYGTVVATLNDYYSKTNDKARHDNYLTGLLRNSAFAALPYSLGRGLEYYAQQNDAKKAEVKVQLDEQIESSYSEMYLPVERDVLIAELNLYAAKAGYPIAPYVAELAKANNGDFTKFVDDAFATSIFTSKDKVLAYMAKPNEEALKTDKLYLLSSALLTHYRAKSEEMTKLDNDYQKSFRLLVEGLRESKLNKIHYPDANSTLRLTYGKVRSLPADKRNDAKVNNYTTLQGTIAKYKPNDQEFDLPKRLIELNEKKEFGQYADKAGYMPVNFLTDNDITGGNSGSPVLNGKGELIGIAFDGNIEAMAGDVIFDKELQRTINVDIRYVLFIIDKYAGATNIIDELTIKK
- a CDS encoding tetratricopeptide repeat protein, which codes for MKLVILFIFWLPFAAFAQSDLEKAKALFHQEKYEQASVLFEKLDRENPDDVLINEYLGDCAGHQQHWDKALQYYKKLKALQPKSATYQYKYGGALGMKAKGSNAFKAVGMIDGIRTSFENAIRLQPNHIEARWALLTLYLELPGIIGGSEAKAKQYAGQLLVLSPVDGYLAQGRIDEYFKRYAAAEENYKKAIAVGGSKVTYQILAELYSKKMKLPEKAKAVMTRYQNTKE
- a CDS encoding UDP-N-acetylmuramate--L-alanine ligase, with amino-acid sequence MRIHFIAIGGSAMHNLALALHNKGYQVTGSDDAIFEPSKTRLEKKGLLPETMGWYPEKITNDIDAVILGMHAKADNPELVKATALGLKIYSYPEFLYEQSKDKTRVVIGGSHGKTTITSMILHVMAYHNIAVDYMVGAQLEGFDTMVHLTSENDFIVLEGDEYLSSPIDRRPKFHLYQPNIALISGIAWDHINVFPTYENYVEQFEIFIKKITNGGILVYNEDDTEVKRIAEASTNPIRRIPYETPHYTVQDGITLLETPEGAMPIEVFGAHNLNNLAGAKWICQNMGVDEADFYQAIASFKGASKRLEKIAESKNKVAYKDFAHSPSKVVATTKAVKEQYPDRRIIACLELHTYSSLNAEFLKEYQGTLEYADTAVVFYSPDAVKIKQLEEVTAEQIAEAFQKQDLIVYTNPEAFKEYLTHLKYDTEKSALLLMSSGNYGGLNFDDVKELIQ
- a CDS encoding DUF1287 domain-containing protein encodes the protein MKSIWILFLFIGIYTTQAQADFGTKLSNAALLLTRDKVVYDPSYVTMPYPNGDVPKGTGVCTDVIIRAYRKLGIDLQKEVHTDMVRNFSKYPNTWNLKTTDTNIDHRRVPNLQVFFTRFGKSLPVTANAADYKTGDLVTWMIGDKLPHIGIVTHKKSLSGTPLIVHNVGAGQVLENCLFNYKITGHYRYIPVQ
- the radC gene encoding RadC family protein encodes the protein MKDTIPFSIKEWAEDDRPREKLLQKGKTVVSDAELIAILIGTGNRHESAVGLSKKILASVGNNLAALGKLSVQQLTEFKGIGEAKAITIVSALELGRRRRSEEGIVLDKIATSKSVFEIMQPLIGELPHEEFWILYLNNSNKIVMKSQLSKGGITGTVVDVRLVFKKALENNAVSIIVCHNHPSGILQPSDADKQITEKLKEAGKNLDIRLLDHLIITEKGYYSFADSGNF
- a CDS encoding ABC transporter ATP-binding protein, which encodes MIQTKNITFSYPNVNFHFPDITVAPGKALLITGGSGKGKTTLLHLLGGLLAPQTGEIQIGSTQIGSLSSKAMDKFRGANIGLVLQQSYFIAALSVLENIVLASWLATGKKEYEKAHVLLSQLDLEAQAQKLPSQLSIGQQQRVSIARALINDPKLLLADEPTSSLDDENADKVASLLTDLSAKHQASLIIVTHDQRLKDRFENHISLL